From Demequina capsici, one genomic window encodes:
- a CDS encoding endonuclease domain-containing protein gives MTTSVERDARLRALLARMNAPFARALGGAELRAAIGRRGLESAIRHGALVRLLPDTYVSAAIAESHAARCAAVLRWGRGHVLLTGASVLHLYDQRFACPEKVHCVAALERRFRIPPWVALRRRRLGAWSSSVRGQSCVPLEEAVVDAWRAAAPDRRIGLVYEVLWRRVVTARALGRVAASAPRVPERRRLLGVVEGFIAGDTSPAEVMARHEVFTGPAWRSLEWQVALIGAGRRRVADAVHRGARVVVEFDGAAFHDSPEAVRRDRERDAELAASGWITVRFGYRDLRDRPQWCRDALASVIASRWSRDGT, from the coding sequence ATGACCACCTCTGTGGAGCGGGACGCACGTCTGCGCGCGCTCCTCGCTCGGATGAACGCCCCCTTCGCGCGTGCCTTGGGCGGTGCCGAGCTGCGCGCTGCGATCGGTCGCCGCGGCCTCGAGTCCGCGATCAGGCACGGTGCGCTCGTGCGACTCCTTCCCGACACCTATGTGAGCGCGGCGATCGCGGAGAGCCACGCCGCCCGATGCGCTGCCGTGCTTCGGTGGGGTCGAGGCCACGTGCTCCTGACGGGGGCGTCGGTTCTCCATCTGTACGACCAACGGTTCGCGTGCCCCGAGAAGGTGCACTGCGTCGCCGCGTTGGAGCGCCGGTTCCGCATCCCGCCGTGGGTGGCCCTGCGGCGCCGTCGCCTGGGGGCGTGGAGCTCGTCGGTGAGGGGGCAATCATGCGTCCCGCTCGAGGAGGCGGTCGTGGATGCCTGGCGTGCCGCCGCCCCCGACCGTCGTATCGGCCTCGTCTACGAGGTGCTGTGGCGACGCGTCGTGACGGCGCGCGCTCTCGGACGGGTGGCGGCCTCCGCGCCGCGCGTTCCCGAGCGTCGCCGGCTCCTGGGGGTGGTCGAGGGGTTCATCGCTGGCGATACGTCGCCCGCCGAGGTGATGGCCCGGCACGAGGTGTTCACGGGCCCGGCCTGGCGATCTCTCGAGTGGCAGGTGGCGCTGATCGGCGCAGGTCGGAGGCGTGTCGCTGACGCTGTGCATCGCGGCGCCCGGGTGGTGGTGGAGTTCGACGGCGCGGCGTTCCATGACAGCCCCGAGGCGGTCCGGCGTGACCGCGAACGCGACGCCGAGCTCGCAGCGTCGGGGTGGATCACCGTGCGATTCGGCTATCGGGACCTGCGTGATCGCCCGCAGTGGTGTCGCGACGCTCTCGCGAGTGTCATCGCATCGCGCTGGTCGCGAGATGGCACGTGA
- a CDS encoding aldo/keto reductase translates to MTHDPYVADAARYDTMTYRRCGRSGLRLPGVSLGLWQNFGDTKPQETMRDIVLAAFDAGVTHFDLANNYGPPPGSAETNFGRIVAEDLKPYRDEILVSTKAGYTMWPGPYGDFGSRKYLLASLDQSLARMGLDYVDVFYHHRPDPDTPIEESMMALDQAVRSGKALYAGISNYDAQGTREAARILRELGTPLLIHQPRYNMFDRRVEQGGLLDALGEVGAGAIVFSPLAQGLLTDRYLGGIPAGSRVTHSAFLSEKNITDLYLERAQALNEIAVGRGQTLAQMAVTWVLRDPRVTSALVGASSVEQLHATLAALDAAPLTADELAAIEPHAVHGTEWL, encoded by the coding sequence ATGACTCACGATCCGTATGTGGCCGACGCCGCCCGCTACGACACCATGACCTACCGCCGCTGCGGACGCTCAGGGCTGCGCCTGCCCGGTGTCAGCCTGGGGCTCTGGCAGAACTTCGGCGACACCAAGCCGCAGGAGACGATGCGGGACATCGTCCTCGCCGCGTTCGACGCAGGCGTCACCCACTTCGACCTGGCGAACAACTACGGCCCGCCACCGGGCAGCGCCGAGACGAACTTCGGCCGCATCGTCGCCGAGGACCTCAAGCCTTACCGCGACGAGATCCTCGTGAGCACCAAGGCCGGCTACACGATGTGGCCCGGCCCGTACGGCGACTTCGGCTCGCGGAAGTACTTGCTCGCCAGCCTGGACCAGTCGCTGGCGCGCATGGGTCTCGACTACGTGGACGTCTTCTACCACCACCGCCCCGACCCGGACACACCCATCGAGGAGTCGATGATGGCGCTCGACCAGGCCGTGCGGTCCGGCAAGGCGCTGTACGCGGGCATCTCGAACTACGACGCGCAAGGCACCCGCGAGGCCGCCCGCATCCTGCGGGAGCTCGGGACGCCGCTGCTGATCCACCAGCCTCGCTACAACATGTTCGACCGCCGGGTGGAGCAGGGTGGCCTGCTCGACGCGCTCGGCGAGGTGGGCGCAGGCGCGATCGTCTTCTCGCCTCTGGCGCAGGGCCTGCTGACGGACCGCTACCTGGGCGGCATCCCCGCTGGCTCGCGGGTCACGCACTCCGCGTTCCTGTCCGAGAAGAACATCACCGACCTGTACCTGGAGCGCGCGCAGGCGCTGAACGAGATCGCGGTGGGCCGCGGCCAGACGCTCGCCCAGATGGCCGTCACCTGGGTGCTTCGCGACCCCCGCGTCACCTCCGCGCTGGTGGGGGCGTCGTCCGTGGAGCAGCTGCACGCCACTCTCGCCGCATTGGACGCCGCTCCGCTCACCGCTGACGAGCTCGCCGCGATCGAGCCGCATGCCGTGCACGGGACGGAGTGGCTCTAG
- a CDS encoding A/G-specific adenine glycosylase produces the protein MPTTPQAHRDRRIVEQITTWFAREARDLPWRRADCSPWGVLVSEVMLQQTPVVRVEPVWHEWMRRWPSPADLAGADQADAVRAWGRLGYPRRAKRLWECARALVEHHGGEVPSDEERLLALPGIGAYTAAAVAAFAYGQRSVVLDTNVRRVIGRAWEARALPPLHQTVGERERAAALVPHDATAAVRWAAGSMELGALVCTARAPRCDECPIAADCAWLAAGAQGLDAAPRRVQPWHGTDRQVRGRIMALLRAAHAPVTVGGHASLEDIEPGQLDSCLDSLVDDGLVRPVDAQRGTYAL, from the coding sequence ATGCCGACCACCCCGCAAGCGCATCGTGACCGTCGCATCGTGGAGCAGATCACCACGTGGTTCGCGCGTGAGGCAAGGGACCTGCCGTGGCGGCGGGCGGACTGCTCGCCGTGGGGCGTCCTCGTCAGCGAGGTCATGCTGCAGCAGACCCCCGTCGTGCGCGTCGAACCCGTGTGGCACGAGTGGATGCGGCGATGGCCCAGCCCCGCCGACCTCGCCGGCGCCGATCAGGCCGATGCTGTGCGTGCGTGGGGTCGGCTCGGCTACCCGCGCAGGGCCAAGCGCCTCTGGGAGTGCGCGCGGGCGCTCGTCGAGCATCACGGGGGAGAGGTGCCGTCCGACGAGGAGCGCCTGCTCGCGCTGCCGGGGATCGGCGCCTACACGGCAGCCGCGGTGGCGGCCTTCGCCTACGGCCAGCGCTCCGTCGTGCTCGACACGAACGTGCGCCGTGTGATCGGGCGCGCCTGGGAGGCGCGCGCGCTGCCGCCGCTGCACCAGACCGTCGGCGAGCGCGAACGCGCCGCAGCGCTCGTCCCTCACGACGCCACGGCGGCGGTGCGATGGGCAGCCGGGTCCATGGAGCTGGGCGCGCTCGTCTGCACCGCGAGGGCGCCACGATGCGACGAATGCCCGATCGCAGCGGACTGTGCCTGGCTCGCAGCCGGCGCACAAGGTCTCGACGCTGCGCCCCGGCGTGTGCAGCCGTGGCACGGCACGGATCGCCAGGTGCGAGGTCGCATCATGGCGCTGCTGCGCGCCGCCCACGCTCCCGTCACCGTCGGCGGGCACGCCTCGCTCGAGGACATCGAGCCCGGTCAGCTCGACTCCTGCCTCGACTCGCTCGTCGACGACGGGCTGGTGCGGCCAGTCGACGCGCAGCGGGGGACGTACGCGCTGTGA
- a CDS encoding ATP-dependent Clp protease ATP-binding subunit, whose amino-acid sequence MFERFTDRARRVVVLAQEEARMLNHNYIGTEHILLGLVREGEGVAAKALEAMDISLNGVREQVQEIIGEGSHAPSGHIPFTPRAKKVLELSLREALQLGHNYIGTEHILLGLIREGEGVAAQVLGKLGADLGGVRQQVIQLLSGYEGKEPAAAGAGSGPAEGTPAGSTVLDQFGRNYTQAAREGKLDPVIGRELIQERVMQVLSRRTKNNPVLIGEPGVGKTAVVEGLAQAIVRGDVPETLKDKHLYTLDLGSLVAGSRYRGDFEERLKKVLKEIRTRGDIILFIDEIHTLVGAGAAEGAIDAASILKPMLARGELQTIGATTLDEYRKHVEKDPALERRFQPIQVPEPELSHAIEILKGLRDRYEAFHRVTITDDAIVAAAQMADRYISDRFLPDKAIDLIDEAGARLRIRRMTSPPELRDLDEKIANVRRDKESAIDEQDFEKAASLRDVERRLTEERSTKEEAWKSGDLDVAAVVDEDLIAEVLSMSTGVPVTRVSSDESGRLLRMEEELHKRIIGQDQAVKVLSQSIRRTRAGLKDPKRPGGSFIFAGPTGVGKTELAKALAEFLFGDEDSLISLDMSEYGEKHTVARLFGAPPGYVGFEEGGQLTEKVRRKPFSVVLFDEVEKAHPDIFNSLLQILEDGKLTDAQGREVNFKNTIIIMTTNLGADAISRRQATGFSVQREGGQTYEEMTSLVNTKLKEHFRPEFLNRVDNVVVFPQLTQDEIIHIVDLMIARLDDRMKDKDMGIELTPAAKALLADKGYDPVLGARPLRRAIQRDIEDPLSEKILFGEVTAGQIVRVDVKGEGPLAEFTFEGLDKDDVTGAPVAIDPVVAATSAAADAPEGGAASA is encoded by the coding sequence ATGTTCGAGCGGTTCACCGATCGGGCCCGTCGCGTCGTGGTGCTTGCGCAGGAAGAGGCGCGCATGCTCAACCACAACTACATCGGGACGGAGCACATCCTGCTCGGCCTCGTCCGCGAGGGCGAAGGCGTCGCCGCCAAGGCCCTTGAGGCCATGGACATCTCCCTCAACGGCGTCCGCGAGCAGGTGCAGGAGATCATCGGCGAGGGCTCGCACGCCCCCTCCGGTCACATCCCGTTCACCCCGCGCGCCAAGAAGGTGCTCGAGCTGTCGCTGCGCGAGGCGCTGCAGCTGGGCCACAACTACATCGGCACGGAGCACATCCTGCTCGGCCTGATCCGTGAGGGCGAGGGCGTCGCGGCCCAGGTGCTCGGCAAGCTCGGCGCAGACCTGGGCGGAGTGCGCCAGCAGGTCATCCAGCTGCTCTCGGGCTACGAGGGCAAGGAGCCCGCCGCCGCGGGCGCCGGCAGTGGACCGGCCGAGGGCACCCCCGCCGGCTCCACCGTTCTCGACCAGTTCGGCCGCAACTACACGCAGGCCGCGCGCGAAGGCAAGCTCGACCCGGTCATCGGCCGCGAGCTCATCCAGGAGCGCGTCATGCAGGTGCTGTCGCGCCGCACCAAGAACAACCCCGTCCTCATCGGCGAGCCCGGCGTCGGCAAGACCGCCGTCGTCGAGGGCCTCGCCCAGGCGATCGTCCGAGGCGACGTGCCCGAGACGCTGAAGGACAAGCACCTCTACACGCTGGACCTCGGATCCCTGGTCGCGGGCTCCCGCTACCGCGGTGACTTCGAGGAGCGCCTCAAGAAGGTCCTCAAGGAGATCCGCACCCGCGGCGACATCATCCTGTTCATCGACGAGATCCACACCCTGGTGGGTGCGGGCGCCGCCGAGGGCGCGATCGATGCCGCCTCGATCCTCAAGCCCATGCTGGCCCGCGGCGAGCTGCAGACCATCGGCGCCACCACGCTCGACGAGTACCGCAAGCACGTCGAGAAGGACCCCGCGCTCGAGCGCCGCTTCCAGCCCATCCAGGTGCCCGAGCCGGAGCTCAGCCACGCCATCGAGATCCTCAAGGGCCTCCGCGACCGCTACGAGGCGTTCCACCGCGTCACCATCACGGACGACGCGATCGTCGCCGCCGCGCAGATGGCCGACCGCTACATCTCCGACCGCTTCCTGCCGGACAAGGCGATCGACCTCATCGACGAGGCAGGCGCACGCCTGCGCATCCGTCGCATGACCTCGCCGCCCGAGCTGCGTGACCTGGACGAGAAGATCGCCAACGTCCGCCGCGACAAGGAGTCCGCGATCGACGAGCAGGACTTCGAGAAGGCCGCGTCGCTGCGCGACGTGGAGCGTCGTCTCACCGAGGAGCGCTCCACGAAGGAGGAGGCCTGGAAGTCGGGCGACCTCGACGTGGCCGCCGTCGTGGACGAGGACCTGATCGCCGAGGTGCTGTCGATGTCCACCGGCGTGCCGGTGACACGCGTCAGCTCCGACGAGTCCGGACGCCTGCTGCGCATGGAGGAGGAGCTGCACAAGCGCATCATCGGTCAGGACCAGGCCGTCAAGGTGCTGTCGCAGTCGATCCGCCGTACCCGTGCCGGCCTCAAGGACCCGAAGCGCCCTGGAGGCTCGTTCATCTTCGCCGGCCCCACCGGCGTCGGAAAGACCGAGCTCGCCAAGGCGCTCGCCGAGTTCCTGTTCGGCGACGAGGACTCGCTGATCTCGCTCGACATGTCCGAGTACGGCGAGAAGCACACGGTCGCCCGACTGTTCGGTGCGCCTCCCGGCTACGTCGGCTTCGAGGAGGGCGGCCAGCTCACCGAGAAGGTGCGCCGCAAGCCGTTCTCCGTCGTCCTGTTCGACGAGGTCGAGAAGGCCCACCCGGACATCTTCAACTCGCTGCTGCAGATCCTTGAGGACGGCAAGCTGACCGACGCCCAGGGCCGTGAGGTGAACTTCAAGAACACCATCATCATCATGACCACCAACCTGGGCGCTGACGCGATCTCGCGTCGCCAGGCCACCGGCTTCTCCGTCCAGCGCGAGGGCGGCCAGACGTACGAGGAGATGACAAGCCTGGTCAACACCAAGCTCAAGGAGCACTTCCGCCCCGAGTTCCTCAACCGCGTGGACAACGTGGTGGTCTTCCCGCAGCTCACGCAGGACGAGATCATCCACATCGTCGACCTCATGATCGCCCGCTTGGACGACCGCATGAAGGACAAGGACATGGGCATCGAGCTCACGCCTGCAGCCAAGGCGCTGCTGGCGGACAAGGGCTACGACCCCGTCCTCGGCGCCCGTCCGCTGCGCCGCGCGATCCAGCGCGACATCGAGGACCCGCTGTCGGAGAAGATCCTCTTCGGCGAGGTCACCGCGGGGCAGATCGTGCGGGTGGACGTGAAGGGCGAGGGTCCGCTCGCGGAGTTCACGTTCGAAGGCCTCGACAAGGACGACGTCACGGGTGCCCCGGTGGCGATCGACCCGGTGGTGGCTGCCACGTCGGCCGCGGCCGACGCCCCCGAGGGCGGCGCAGCCTCCGCCTGA